The following proteins come from a genomic window of Limosilactobacillus reuteri:
- the proC gene encoding pyrroline-5-carboxylate reductase: MKITIIGVGNMGSAIMKGLSRTQNFTLSAMNPVNSRVTSLAEKLGFKLVNTNSEVVNLTPDIVILTTPAPITTAVAKELAVLNDHTIFISAAAGITHADLAKVLPNKEIVNIIPNTPVEVNAGTIGLALPTGISAELISKVMTVLDSLGDVIEVPERQLDIIGVIGGCGPAFVDVMMDAMSDAAVKHGLDRQTAYEVIASMVKGTGILAYDSKLAPALLRDQVTSPAGTTIKGVEALEKNGFRYAMMDAVDKANGEA; the protein is encoded by the coding sequence ATGAAAATTACAATTATTGGTGTCGGAAATATGGGAAGCGCAATTATGAAGGGATTAAGCCGTACGCAAAATTTTACCCTCAGTGCGATGAATCCTGTTAATTCACGTGTTACAAGCCTTGCTGAGAAGCTCGGGTTTAAACTCGTTAATACAAATAGTGAAGTGGTTAACCTTACACCCGATATCGTAATTTTGACCACCCCAGCCCCTATTACAACCGCAGTCGCTAAAGAATTAGCTGTACTTAACGACCACACTATTTTTATCTCCGCCGCTGCTGGAATTACTCATGCAGACTTAGCAAAAGTTCTTCCGAATAAAGAAATTGTTAATATTATTCCCAACACACCAGTTGAAGTTAATGCTGGTACAATTGGGCTTGCCTTACCAACCGGAATTTCTGCTGAATTAATTTCAAAAGTAATGACTGTTTTAGATAGTCTTGGTGATGTCATCGAAGTTCCAGAACGACAACTAGATATAATTGGTGTTATCGGCGGCTGTGGCCCTGCATTTGTTGATGTGATGATGGACGCAATGAGCGATGCCGCCGTCAAGCATGGTCTCGATCGCCAAACTGCATATGAAGTTATCGCCAGTATGGTAAAAGGTACGGGAATACTAGCCTATGATAGCAAGCTAGCTCCGGCATTATTACGTGATCAAGTAACATCACCAGCAGGTACAACGATCAAGGGCGTGGAAGCATTGGAAAAAAATGGTTTCCGTTACGCCATGATGGATGCTGTTGACAAAGCAAATGGTGAAGCATAA